The following are from one region of the bacterium genome:
- a CDS encoding riboflavin synthase — translation MFTGIISEVGEVARVAVSGAGGRIRIKGPETARALSPGDSVAVEGVCLTAAAAGAEFFEADVSAETAATTTLGELRAGEAVNLELATPADGRLGGHFVQGHVDGVGKVAAVKPSGDGYLFRFAVPPEIGRYVVEKGSVAVAGISLTAVDVGDGAFSAAIVPHTYENTTLKRRRPGDRVNVEVDLIAKYVERFLGSSAGRGLTLERMAELGYGE, via the coding sequence ATGTTTACCGGGATAATATCAGAGGTGGGCGAAGTCGCGCGCGTAGCCGTGAGCGGCGCGGGCGGGCGGATACGAATCAAAGGGCCCGAGACGGCTCGAGCGCTCTCACCCGGCGACAGCGTCGCCGTCGAAGGGGTGTGTTTGACCGCGGCCGCGGCCGGCGCCGAATTCTTCGAAGCCGACGTCTCGGCGGAGACGGCGGCGACGACGACCTTGGGCGAACTTAGAGCCGGCGAGGCCGTCAACCTCGAGCTCGCGACGCCGGCGGACGGCAGGCTCGGCGGCCACTTCGTCCAGGGGCACGTCGACGGCGTGGGTAAGGTCGCGGCGGTAAAGCCTTCGGGCGACGGGTACTTGTTCCGGTTCGCCGTTCCGCCCGAAATAGGGCGCTACGTCGTGGAGAAGGGGTCCGTCGCCGTTGCCGGGATAAGTCTAACCGCGGTGGACGTCGGCGACGGCGCGTTCTCGGCGGCGATCGTCCCCCACACGTACGAAAATACGACGTTGAAACGCCGGCGCCCGGGCGACCGCGTAAACGTAGAGGTCGACTTGATCGCGAAGTACGTGGAGCGATTCTTGGGCTCGAGCGCGGGGCGCGGTTTGACGCTCGAGCGGATGGCCGAATTGGGCTACGGCGAGTAA
- the ribD gene encoding bifunctional diaminohydroxyphosphoribosylaminopyrimidine deaminase/5-amino-6-(5-phosphoribosylamino)uracil reductase RibD — MMAEAVKLGRLRKGRTAPNPAVGAVVAAGDRVLGKGFHERAGAPHAEVVALAAAGEAARGATLYVTLEPCTFEGKTPPCAPAVVRAGVKRVVLGTLDPHPRVAGKGAELLTEAGLEVKVGVRGRECRHLVEDFAKAVTTGVPWVTAKFATSLDGKIATRTGEAAWITGAAARRRAHRLRWEHAAVAVGAGTVKADDPRLTVRLRGRDVSDGPVRLVVSSRAALPSRARLFDDSPGPPVWVACTARARELDIARLTRMGVEIIMCEEDEGRVSLSHLLRELAARGITSLLVEGGERLLGDFFDRDLVDRVAAFVAPKVIGGARAKSPVGGRGVAYLADVKNLVEVRRRSLGDDVMVEGYLTNVDDLFAGVPRVRGVYNEGAGRGL; from the coding sequence ATGATGGCCGAGGCTGTTAAGCTCGGCCGCTTGCGTAAGGGTAGGACCGCGCCGAACCCGGCGGTCGGCGCCGTAGTGGCGGCGGGCGATAGGGTTTTGGGTAAAGGTTTCCACGAGCGCGCGGGCGCGCCCCACGCCGAGGTGGTCGCGTTGGCGGCGGCGGGAGAGGCGGCGCGGGGCGCCACGCTTTACGTAACGCTCGAGCCTTGTACCTTCGAGGGCAAGACGCCGCCGTGCGCGCCGGCGGTAGTTCGCGCCGGCGTGAAGAGGGTCGTTTTGGGAACGCTCGACCCCCATCCCCGGGTGGCCGGCAAGGGCGCTGAGCTTTTAACCGAAGCCGGGTTGGAGGTCAAGGTCGGCGTCCGCGGGCGGGAGTGCCGGCACCTGGTCGAGGATTTCGCGAAGGCCGTGACGACGGGCGTACCCTGGGTAACGGCTAAGTTCGCGACGTCGCTGGACGGAAAAATAGCCACCCGTACGGGCGAGGCGGCGTGGATAACGGGAGCGGCCGCGCGCCGGCGGGCGCACCGGCTGCGGTGGGAACACGCCGCGGTGGCCGTCGGCGCCGGGACCGTGAAGGCGGACGACCCCCGGCTGACGGTGCGCCTCCGGGGCCGCGACGTTTCCGACGGCCCGGTGCGTTTGGTGGTCTCTTCGCGCGCCGCCCTTCCGTCGCGCGCGCGGCTGTTCGACGACTCGCCCGGGCCCCCGGTGTGGGTGGCTTGCACCGCTCGAGCGCGCGAGTTAGACATCGCGCGGTTGACCCGGATGGGCGTAGAGATTATAATGTGCGAGGAAGACGAAGGCCGCGTTTCGTTGAGCCATTTGCTTCGGGAGCTCGCGGCGCGCGGGATTACGAGCTTGCTGGTCGAGGGCGGCGAAAGATTGTTGGGCGATTTTTTCGACCGGGACCTCGTGGACCGGGTCGCGGCGTTCGTGGCGCCGAAGGTAATCGGCGGCGCCCGGGCGAAGTCGCCGGTGGGCGGCCGGGGCGTGGCGTACCTGGCGGACGTTAAGAACCTCGTCGAGGTAAGGCGCCGTTCGTTGGGCGACGACGTGATGGTCGAGGGGTATTTGACGAACGTGGACGACCTCTTCGCCGGCGTACCGCGCGTCCGCGGTGTTTACAACGAAGGCGCGGGGCGCGGGTTATAA
- a CDS encoding PBP1A family penicillin-binding protein: MARDYFPELDRRRTRRVKKKTRVSRVTRTLFWALYWSALVAVGVGFGLMTVLSRGLPPVSGLETYEPALPTKIYDRSGGLITSFQVERRYLKPYNAFPQDLINASLAIEDERFYEHHGVDYVAILRAVWANVKARHIVQGGSTITQQLARNLFLTLERTWERKIREALLAGKIEESYTKDEILYFYLNQIYYGHNAYGAEAAARVYFDKHVEELTLAECAILAGLPRSPGRFSPYVDPEEALVRRNTVLDKMYELGYVERGRYEEARAAPVTVAPVKRDPDHAPYFTEYVRRILVRRYGSEQVFRAGLRVYTTLDLKYQRIADKTMAWGLARLEKNYGKKIARYDANLTFKKLETGQVRYVKVTDMTKAVAICDLGGGINGTMDISPAEWSFPFKPAEAIKVGEEIPAKVVGVYTKKKKVLLAFEQEPFLQCSMLVMDGPTGDVLAMIGGADFNESKFNRSVQAKRQPGSSFKAFLYTAAIDNGFTPADVILDAPFRIEADGVVWQPHNYSRSTSGPMTIRHAIEQSINIVAARVIDEVGVETVADYAHRMGVKSELVPVYSLALGSSDVTVMDMVDGFATLANMGVHVEPRAIKRVEDRYGNVLEEFPVRREVVVGEDTCAIMVNMMEGVIDRGTAGLARRYGFKGRGAGKTGTTDGAADTWFIGFVPEGLVAGVWVGRDDHETLGHTATGETFAVPIWSKFMGEALGERGDAKFESSPGIVSARICEESGLLAMSKCTRVITESFLQGTIPTKFCDMHEAADWALKDVEAASGGGKAEEPRPDF; encoded by the coding sequence ATGGCAAGAGATTATTTCCCGGAATTGGACCGCCGGCGTACGCGACGCGTCAAGAAGAAAACCCGCGTCTCACGCGTAACGCGTACGTTGTTTTGGGCCCTTTACTGGAGCGCCCTCGTCGCCGTGGGCGTCGGCTTCGGCCTAATGACGGTACTCTCGCGAGGGTTGCCGCCCGTCTCGGGGTTGGAGACGTACGAGCCCGCGCTCCCCACCAAGATATACGACCGCAGCGGCGGCTTAATAACCTCTTTCCAGGTCGAAAGGCGTTACCTCAAACCCTACAACGCGTTCCCGCAAGACCTCATTAACGCGTCGTTGGCCATTGAGGACGAGCGGTTCTACGAGCACCACGGCGTCGACTACGTCGCGATTTTGCGGGCGGTATGGGCCAACGTCAAAGCCCGACACATCGTTCAAGGCGGTTCAACCATCACGCAACAGCTCGCCCGCAACTTATTCCTCACGTTGGAGCGGACGTGGGAGCGGAAGATCCGGGAAGCCTTGCTCGCCGGCAAGATCGAGGAATCTTACACGAAGGACGAGATTTTATATTTTTATTTGAACCAGATTTATTACGGCCATAACGCGTACGGCGCTGAGGCCGCGGCGCGCGTGTATTTCGACAAACACGTCGAGGAGTTAACTCTGGCCGAGTGCGCTATATTGGCGGGGTTGCCGAGGTCGCCGGGAAGGTTTTCGCCGTACGTCGACCCGGAAGAGGCGCTCGTGCGACGCAATACCGTTCTGGACAAGATGTACGAGCTCGGCTACGTCGAACGCGGCCGCTACGAAGAGGCCCGGGCCGCGCCCGTAACGGTGGCGCCCGTGAAGCGCGACCCGGACCACGCGCCGTACTTCACCGAGTACGTGCGTCGAATCCTGGTCCGGCGGTACGGCTCGGAACAGGTATTCCGGGCGGGTTTGCGCGTCTATACGACGTTGGACTTAAAATACCAGCGGATCGCGGATAAGACGATGGCCTGGGGCCTGGCGCGCCTCGAGAAGAACTACGGCAAGAAGATCGCCCGCTACGACGCCAACCTGACGTTCAAGAAGTTGGAGACGGGCCAGGTCCGGTACGTCAAGGTAACCGATATGACCAAGGCGGTCGCGATATGCGACCTCGGCGGCGGCATAAACGGCACCATGGACATCTCGCCGGCGGAATGGTCGTTCCCGTTCAAACCGGCGGAAGCCATCAAAGTGGGCGAGGAGATACCCGCCAAGGTAGTGGGCGTTTACACCAAGAAGAAGAAAGTGCTGCTGGCCTTTGAGCAAGAACCGTTCTTGCAGTGCTCGATGTTGGTTATGGACGGTCCCACCGGCGACGTCCTCGCGATGATCGGCGGCGCCGATTTCAACGAGTCGAAGTTCAACCGTTCGGTCCAGGCGAAGCGCCAGCCGGGGTCGTCCTTCAAGGCGTTCCTGTACACGGCGGCCATCGACAACGGCTTCACCCCCGCGGACGTCATATTAGACGCGCCGTTTCGGATCGAGGCCGACGGCGTCGTATGGCAGCCGCATAATTACAGCCGTTCGACTTCCGGCCCTATGACCATAAGGCACGCCATCGAACAATCGATAAACATCGTCGCGGCCCGTGTCATAGACGAGGTGGGGGTAGAGACCGTAGCGGATTACGCTCACCGCATGGGCGTAAAGAGCGAGCTGGTCCCGGTCTACTCGCTGGCCTTGGGCTCGAGCGACGTTACGGTTATGGATATGGTGGACGGCTTCGCGACGCTCGCCAACATGGGCGTTCACGTAGAACCGCGCGCCATAAAGCGGGTCGAGGACCGCTACGGTAACGTGCTGGAAGAATTCCCCGTACGCCGCGAGGTGGTGGTGGGGGAGGATACCTGCGCTATCATGGTAAATATGATGGAGGGCGTCATCGACCGGGGGACGGCGGGGTTGGCCAGGCGCTACGGTTTTAAGGGGCGAGGCGCCGGGAAGACCGGGACGACCGACGGCGCCGCGGACACCTGGTTCATAGGTTTCGTTCCGGAAGGGTTGGTCGCGGGCGTTTGGGTAGGGCGCGACGACCACGAAACGCTGGGCCACACGGCGACCGGCGAGACGTTCGCCGTGCCTATATGGTCGAAGTTTATGGGCGAGGCGCTCGGCGAGCGCGGCGACGCGAAGTTCGAGAGCTCCCCGGGCATCGTCAGCGCGCGCATTTGCGAGGAATCGGGGTTGTTGGCGATGAGTAAATGCACCCGCGTTATTACGGAATCATTCCTGCAAGGCACCATACCTACGAAATTTTGCGACATGCACGAGGCCGCGGATTGGGCCTTAAAAGACGTCGAAGCCGCTTCGGGAGGGGGGAAGGCCGAGGAACCGCGCCCCGATTTTTAA